The region AAGCGGCTCATGCCGACCTTGCCCCCGCCCCGCCCCCGCTGCAGGTGATTTCCATCCCCGAGCCGGCGGCCACCGTATTGAAGTCAGCCGGGATCCCACCCCCCATCCGGTTCCCTGAGCCCAAAGCCCATGCTCCACCGGGCCCATCCCGTTCCCCCGGCGCCCCCCGCGCCCCTCCGATTGACCTGTGATCCCGTCACCGTTTGGGCTGATATGGCCCCATGACGACCCAACAGGACAATCAGATGAATTCAAAAACGCTTATTACCGCTTCACTGGCCTTGGCTGCACTTGGTGCCCTTGCCCAGTCCGACCAAAAACAAGAACTGGCCAGCCTCTCATGCCCAGTGCTGGGGAACCCAGTCTCGCCACAGAAAGACCTCTCGATCGAATACCGGGGACTTTCAATTTCGTTTTGCTGCCCGGGATGCGACGCCAAATTCCTGGCCAACCCCGAGAAGTACTTGGAAGAAGCCTCCCATGACGGCAAGACCGTGGCAATCAGCCTGTTCGACCCGGTCAACCACAAACGGCTGGCCCTTGCCGATGCAGCGGCTACCCTGGACTTCCAGGGGATCCGGTACCCGTTTGCCACCGCGGCCGATGCCACGGAGTTCCGCTCTCTTCCCGGATCGTATGCCTACGCTCCCAGCCGGGAATCCGTGACCTGTCCGGTGATGAAGAAAACCGTCGAAAGCCACTCATCGGCGGCGGGATTTGCAGATTTCCGGGGGGTTCGCTACTATTTCTGCTGTCCCGGTTGCGACGAAGATTTTGCCAAGGATCCGGAAAAATTTGCGGCATCGGTTGCGGACAAGGTGCGGCCCGTGGCCGCCACGGCAGAAAAGGCCCATCCGCAATTGACTTTGGCGCCGACATGTGCCGGGTGTGCCGGTGAGGCGAGGCTTTTGAGCAATGGGGGGTTTGCCGGAAAATTCACGGCGGCCTATCGGTTTGTGGCCATTGACGATGTCGCGGCCCGGCACCGGTTCACACTGGACTACGCTGTCACCCCCCGCCTCACCGTTGGAATCGAGCGCAGCGGTGGCGATGCGAGCCTTGCCCCAGTTCCCCGATTCCAAGACAACCCCGGCGACTTCCTCCGGTTTTCTGATGGCGACGCCCTGGTTATGCCGCGGTTCAGCTGGTTCGTCTCACCCGAAAAGGAGAACTGCCCGAGCTTCCTCGTCGGCATGGCCTCGGATCGGCTCAGCACGCCTCGCGGACAAGCCTTTTTTGCCACCGCCTCCAAGCACATCGCTGGAACCTCGGTCACGCCGTTCCTCAGCATAAAGACCAACACCTTCGATGGGCGGACGGTCATGCCCTTTGGAGTGAATTACGCGTTGCCCGACAATTTCGTCCTGCAGGCGGTCAACGACGGCGACTACACGCACTTCTTGTTCACAAAAATGCTGGATCGGGCGTCGGTCAGCCTGTTGCTCGCCCGGAGCCGGTATTTCGGTTTCAGCGTCGCGGTGGGGTTTTAAAGCCATGGTTGCCGCAGCTCTGGTGCTCCTGGCCCAAGGCCAACTGGCCACCCCTGCCCCGATGCCCGAACTCAACTTGAAAGACTTGCAAGGCAAGACATGGCGCAAAGAAGGGCTGGAACGAGACCGCGTCTATCTGGTCGAGTTCTGGGCAACCTGGTGCACAACGTGCCGGGCCATCCATCCGGAAGTCCAAAAGTTCGTCAAGTCTCAAGCCGAAGCCAAGTTCACCTACCTGGCAGTGAGCGTGGATGATGACCTTGGTGCCCTGCGCAAATGGGCAAAGGCCGAACAACCAGCCTATCCGGTTTTGATGGATCCCGATTTCGCCGCAATGGAGCGGTGGAAGGTGAAAGAGGTTCCCAGCCTGTTCTTTGTGCTCAACGGCAAGGTGTTGTGGCGGCACACGGGCTCTCTCAAATCGGCCGATTTGAATTCGGCCTTGGCAAAGATCAAATGAAAACGGCCCCCAATAGGGGGCCGGAAACTGTTTTGGAGCGGGAAAGGAGATTCGAACTCCCGACCCTCTCGTTGGCAACGAGATGCTCTACCACTGAGCTATTCCCGCTCGGGAGAGCGATAATATACCCCAAGCCCGCAGGCCGTGCAACGGGCCCGGCACCTCCGGGTCAAAAGGGCATAATGTCCCCGTGGCCAATTACCGATCGCTGACCGAAGCCACTGCCCCCCTCCTCCATCAAGCGGCCGCGATTGCCAGCAACCTCCGGACTGGCCTCCAAATCGATCAAAAGCGCGATTCTTCCCTGGTCACCAACGTTGACCGGGCCATTGAGCAGTTCCTCAAACCGGCACTTTTGGATTTGACTCCGGGTGCCGGCTTTTATGGCGAAGAGTTCGGCCACACCCCGCCGAGCGATGCCGGATACTGGGTGGTCGACCCGGTAGACGGGACCTCGAATTTTGCCTACGGGCAACCCCTTTGGGGAATCACCGCGGCCTATTTGCAGGGCGGCCGCATCCGCTCCGGTGGGATTCTGCTGCCAGACCTCGGCGAAACCTACCTGGCAACAGAGGGCGAAGGCGCGACGCGGAACGGGGTCAAACTCCCGATGATCCCACCCGGCCCCATCCAAGAAACCGAGCTTTTGGGGAACACCGACAGCCGGATTAGGTTTTTGGGGCAAACGCCCGGCAAACTCCGGCATATCGGGGCTTTTGTGGTGGAAAGCACCTTTGTCGCCACCCAGCGTTACCGGGCCCTGATCACGGGTCAGATCTCGCTCTACGATTGTGCGGCCGGCATCCTGATTAACCGGGAATTGGGTGCAGAAGTCCGGTACCTGGACGGCGGCCATTTCGATGAATCCCGCCACTTGGGAACGGATCTTTCGCCCGGTTTCTATATCGGCCCAAGGGATTCCAACTTCCCGTTTGGCCTTTCAAGCGAGTAAGGCGCGGCATTCGCTGCGCTTGAGTTTTTTAAGTCCCCGCTGCTCGATCTGCCGAACCCGCTCCCTGGTGATTTGAAGTTGGGAGGCAACCTCTTCCAAGGTGAGTTGCAATCCGTCCCTGAGGCCAAACCTCAGGCTGAGGACTTCGCGTTCCCGATCATCCAGGATGGAAAGGGCCTCGGCGATGGATTGTTTCAAATGGGTTTGGTCAATATCGGAATTGCCATGGCGGGAATCGGGGATCACATCCTGCAAAGTGGCGTCGTCGCTGCCCGAAATAGGCGATTCAAGCGAGAGGGCGTCGGGCACCAGGTGCAAAAATTCGTTGACTTTTTCGACCTCGATCTCTGCCCTCTGGGCGATCTCCTCGGCCGTCGGCTCCCGTCCAAGCTCAAACTGCAGCCGGGCGGCAACCCGGCGCAGCCTCATGGTTCCTTCGACGACATGAACCGGCACGCGAATCAGCCGGGATTGGTCGCTGATGGCCCGGCTGATCGCTTGACGGATCCACCAGGTGGCATAGGTGCTGAAGCGGAAACCTTTGGCGCCATCGAACTTTTCCACGGCCTTGATGAGCCCAATGTTCCCTTCTTGGATCAAGTCATCCAGGCACAGCCCCCGGCCCGTGAATTTTTTGGCGATGTTGACAACTAGCCGGTAATTGGATTCGACCAGCCGCTTCCGGCTTTCCAAGCAACCGCTGGTCATTTTGCGGGCAAGGACAGTCTCCTGCTCTGAAGTAAGCAACGGCGTACGCCCCACGGTAGCCAACCACAGCTTGAGGCTGTCATCGACTTTGACCCGGGACACCGGTTCATGCGTTGCCGCTCCTGGCTCTAATTCAAATCCATCTGACCGCTCCGGTGATCCGGTCAACCCAGGTTGAACGAATGCCATGGAATCCAGTCCGCCGCCGGAACAAACACCGCCGGCTTCTTGCGTTATACTCCACAATCTTTGTATATTCAAGAAGAATTTTGCGGGGATTTGCCGCCCTTTAACCTTCTTAACCTATCGTTTATGTTCCTCAATGCCTCGTCATCTGCAGCCCCGGCGGTGAGGGCCGCTTCGGCTTCCAATTGGGCAGTCCGAGCTTCCAAATCGCGGCTCAGGCGGTCGACAGCTTCTTCCAGGATCGGGAGTTCGATTGGTTCGCCGGACTGCATGGCCAAGTCAAACAGCAATGTCCTGATGGCGGCATCCTGAATCTGATGGGGCCACCGGTCGTCGCGGGGGGCGGCCGCGCCGAGCCCTTCCAGGCTCCGGGCCACCCGCGTTCCCAATGCGGTTTTCATCAACGGGGCATGACAGGCAAATTTCCATGCTTCGGCAACGAGGGCGGGGGCAAACAGCGAAAGGAACACCACCTTTTCCGGGCCCGCGAGGTCGCCTGGCTTGAGTTGTTCTTCGACAGCAACCGGCTCAACATCCTCTTCGGCCTGGATTTTGGCCTGACGCGGGTTGTCTTTCCTCTTCCGGTCGTTCCTGGCCTTGGCCACCATGCGTTCCAGCGCCTTGGCGGCTGCCTGCCGGTCGCGGATTCCCGGGTACTTGGCTGCCACCGGGATCAGGTGTTTTTGGAGTTCCAGCGGAGTTTCGGCCGTCGCCAAGATTTCCACCACCTCTTTCCAATAGGCATCCGATTCTGGATCGAGCTTGGCATTGAGCCGGCCCATGCGGAAATCCATGGGGCTGACCCCCTGCTCGACGGCCGCGACCACGGCCGCCGCACCCTTCTGCTTCAGCAGAGTGTCCGGGTCTTCACCGGCGGGGGCCAGAGCGACCTTGACACTAAGCCCACCTTCGGCCAGAAGCAAGGATGCCCGGTCGGCGGCCTTTTGGCCGGCCTCGTCGGCATCGTAAAGCACCACAACTTGGCTGCACCACCGCTTCAGCAATCGCACGTGGTCGTCGGCCAGGGCTGTCCCCAAGCTGGCCACCGCTTGTCCGACCCCGGCCCGGTGGCAGGCAATGACGTCCAGGTACCCCTCCACAAGCACGGCCTGGCCGGCTCTTGCGATGGCTTCTTTGGCGCGGTTCATCCCGTAAAGCACGCGCGATTTGCTGTAAAGCGGGGTATCGCTGCTGTTGATGTATTTGGGTTGGCCCTGGCCCGTCACACGTCCGCCGAAGGCCACCAAACGTCCGCGTTCGTCGCGGATCGGGAACATGATCCGGCCCCGGAACCGGTCGTAGTATCCACCGGATTGGTCCCGGTCAACCAAGAACAGCTGCTGGCAAAGCGGGAGATTGTGCCCCTTCTTCTTCAGGGTCAACGCAAGCGCTTCGCCGGCCGGGGGGCCATAGCCAATTTCCCAGGCGTCTGCCGTTTCTTTGTCGATCCCCCGTAACCGGAGGTATTCCTGGGCATGGGTGTCGCTTCTGAGCTGGTCGCGGAAAAAGGCGAGGGCGTCGGCCATCGCTGCTTCCATTTGCTCTGGCTCGTCAGAATCCTGTTTGCCGGTGAATTGGGGGATTTCGACCCCCGCGGCCTTGCCCAAGATGCGCATGGCATCCATGAAATCGACCCGTTGGGTTTCCATGACCCACTTGAACGCGTCGCCGGTTGCCCCGCAACTCCAGCATTTGTAGATCCCAAGGGTCGGGTTGACGTTGAAGCTCGGGTTCCGGTCGTCATGGAACGGGCAGAGGCCGGTGAAGCCTCTGCCCGTTTTTTTGAGCGACACCCGTTGCCCGACCAGATCGGCCAAATCGGTGCGGCGGCGGATTTCTTCCTTGATCCGGTCGAAATCAGCCGCCACTGCCCATCAATTCCAGACCAAGCTGAGCTTAGGTCTTGCCCGCGGCGACCACAACGCCGGTCACGACTTGGGGTTTGTCTTTTTGCAAGCGGTTCATGCGGAAGGCAACCCGGTCACGGACGAGGAACCGGACGACGAGGTTGTCGCCGTTGATTTCATAGCTGTCCGGCGCATTGTAGGCCTTGATCAGGCTGGAGAAGCTGGACCCAAAGGTGATGCCCCGCCTGGTGCGCACGGCGCTGTTCTTGAGCCCGAT is a window of Armatimonadota bacterium DNA encoding:
- a CDS encoding YHS domain-containing protein, whose protein sequence is MNSKTLITASLALAALGALAQSDQKQELASLSCPVLGNPVSPQKDLSIEYRGLSISFCCPGCDAKFLANPEKYLEEASHDGKTVAISLFDPVNHKRLALADAAATLDFQGIRYPFATAADATEFRSLPGSYAYAPSRESVTCPVMKKTVESHSSAAGFADFRGVRYYFCCPGCDEDFAKDPEKFAASVADKVRPVAATAEKAHPQLTLAPTCAGCAGEARLLSNGGFAGKFTAAYRFVAIDDVAARHRFTLDYAVTPRLTVGIERSGGDASLAPVPRFQDNPGDFLRFSDGDALVMPRFSWFVSPEKENCPSFLVGMASDRLSTPRGQAFFATASKHIAGTSVTPFLSIKTNTFDGRTVMPFGVNYALPDNFVLQAVNDGDYTHFLFTKMLDRASVSLLLARSRYFGFSVAVGF
- a CDS encoding inositol monophosphatase family protein, with protein sequence MANYRSLTEATAPLLHQAAAIASNLRTGLQIDQKRDSSLVTNVDRAIEQFLKPALLDLTPGAGFYGEEFGHTPPSDAGYWVVDPVDGTSNFAYGQPLWGITAAYLQGGRIRSGGILLPDLGETYLATEGEGATRNGVKLPMIPPGPIQETELLGNTDSRIRFLGQTPGKLRHIGAFVVESTFVATQRYRALITGQISLYDCAAGILINRELGAEVRYLDGGHFDESRHLGTDLSPGFYIGPRDSNFPFGLSSE
- a CDS encoding sigma-70 family RNA polymerase sigma factor, translated to MAFVQPGLTGSPERSDGFELEPGAATHEPVSRVKVDDSLKLWLATVGRTPLLTSEQETVLARKMTSGCLESRKRLVESNYRLVVNIAKKFTGRGLCLDDLIQEGNIGLIKAVEKFDGAKGFRFSTYATWWIRQAISRAISDQSRLIRVPVHVVEGTMRLRRVAARLQFELGREPTAEEIAQRAEIEVEKVNEFLHLVPDALSLESPISGSDDATLQDVIPDSRHGNSDIDQTHLKQSIAEALSILDDREREVLSLRFGLRDGLQLTLEEVASQLQITRERVRQIEQRGLKKLKRSECRALLA
- a CDS encoding TlpA family protein disulfide reductase, whose amino-acid sequence is MVAAALVLLAQGQLATPAPMPELNLKDLQGKTWRKEGLERDRVYLVEFWATWCTTCRAIHPEVQKFVKSQAEAKFTYLAVSVDDDLGALRKWAKAEQPAYPVLMDPDFAAMERWKVKEVPSLFFVLNGKVLWRHTGSLKSADLNSALAKIK
- the dnaG gene encoding DNA primase, producing the protein MAADFDRIKEEIRRRTDLADLVGQRVSLKKTGRGFTGLCPFHDDRNPSFNVNPTLGIYKCWSCGATGDAFKWVMETQRVDFMDAMRILGKAAGVEIPQFTGKQDSDEPEQMEAAMADALAFFRDQLRSDTHAQEYLRLRGIDKETADAWEIGYGPPAGEALALTLKKKGHNLPLCQQLFLVDRDQSGGYYDRFRGRIMFPIRDERGRLVAFGGRVTGQGQPKYINSSDTPLYSKSRVLYGMNRAKEAIARAGQAVLVEGYLDVIACHRAGVGQAVASLGTALADDHVRLLKRWCSQVVVLYDADEAGQKAADRASLLLAEGGLSVKVALAPAGEDPDTLLKQKGAAAVVAAVEQGVSPMDFRMGRLNAKLDPESDAYWKEVVEILATAETPLELQKHLIPVAAKYPGIRDRQAAAKALERMVAKARNDRKRKDNPRQAKIQAEEDVEPVAVEEQLKPGDLAGPEKVVFLSLFAPALVAEAWKFACHAPLMKTALGTRVARSLEGLGAAAPRDDRWPHQIQDAAIRTLLFDLAMQSGEPIELPILEEAVDRLSRDLEARTAQLEAEAALTAGAADDEALRNINDRLRRLKGGKSPQNSS